Proteins encoded by one window of Cloeon dipterum chromosome 2, ieCloDipt1.1, whole genome shotgun sequence:
- the LOC135937484 gene encoding uncharacterized protein LOC135937484: protein MTIFAFVLLMAAASPTFAIFYDLSNGNPGLQSPCPPSNPLTGVWTEEDASLYETSSSGPLTGLVLKSESGAASCIRTPGLFDVYENFTFQMNVYLPDALNVSSTHRKVQVWLVDSQDNSVIVTEMTGPSKADWYTVEQALPPGDYLNQYYIEIWAHLDIEFIALRKAPSRSLASCLLLPTMKSFPLAIICLISLTCPVFGEFFDFSNGKPEGLNSNCPPSGPFPGTWTEEDASQYETATSGPLTGKVLVSGSRVQSCLTTENFIVIEGNYTFQMSVYMPAAQNLLFKIIVFILDEFDTSTPVTMMRGSDQNEDWFSVDVTVPASLTYPNNYKIEIWVTTDIDFVAIRWFGISDETLPPPVTPSTTTESTTENSTTENTTETSDSTDITTETITENTTDTTEETTDATTSGISDTTEGTTEITTTETSQETTRYSTEQTTAFVTTEVTETSDTTVNTQTTTETTENETTERTTTTTTAPPPPPSDEQMFPELWSVLFGISFGMLIMCLIFLSMFCCWWIIMANKKKSNHSREEPYMAPLPRLEVLSDRSNSRPMRIAASESVWDNGHSRNWARR from the exons ATGACGATTTTCGCGTTTGTTTTGTTAATGGCAGCCGCCAGTCCAACCTTTGCCATATTCTATGATCTTTCAAACGGCAACCCAGGGCTTCAATCACCGTGCCCCCCTTCCAACCCTTTAACGGGCGTGTGGACAGAGGAAGATGCCTCTCTTTACGAAACTTCCTCTAGTGGACCTTTGAcag GGCTAGTTTTAAAGAGCGAGAGCGGAGCTGCATCGTGTATCAGGACACCCGGCTTATTTGATGTGTACGAAAATTTCACGTTCCAAATGAACGTGTACTTACCCGACGCCCTGAATGTGAGCAGCACACACAGAAAAGTGCAAGTCTGGTTGGTTGACAGCCAGGATAATTCTGTGATTGTCACCGAAATGACAGGCCCGTCCAAAGCAGACTGGTATACCGTTGAGCAAGCCTTGCCACCAGGCGACTATCTTAACCAATATTAT ATCGAGATATGGGCGCACTTGGATATTGAATTCATTGCTTTGAG GAAAGCGCCTTCACGCTCACTTGCTTCTTGCCTGCTTCTGCCAACGATGAAGTCCTTCCCTTTAGCTATTATTTGTTTGATATCTCTAACATGTCCTGTCTTTGgagaattttttgatttttcaaatggcaaacCAGAAGGCCTTAATTCAAATTGCCCTCCATCAGGCCCTTTTCCCGGTACATGGACAGAAGAGGACGCCTCTCAATATGAAACTGCAACCAGTGGCCCGCTAACAG GAAAAGTTCTAGTGAGTGGGAGCAGAGTACAATCCTGTTTAACAACAGAAAACTTCATCGTAATCGAGGGAAATTACACATTTCAAATGAGCGTGTACATGCCTGCTGCACAAAAtttgctgtttaaaataattgtatttattttggatgAATTTGACACAAGCACTCCAGTAACAATGATGAGAGGTTCCGACCAGAATGAAGACTGGTTTTCAGTAGATGTGACAGTGCCAGCATCACTTACGTACCCTAATAATTACAAG atcgAGATTTGGGTGACTACCGATATTGATTTCGTGGCGATTAGGTGGTTTGGAATATCAGACGAAACTCTTCCTCCGCCAGTAACTCCCAGCACGACCACTGAATCTACTACAGAAAACTCAACCACAGAAAACACAACCGAGACCTCAGACTCAACTGATATAACGACTGAAACTATTACCGAAAACACTACTGACACCACAGAAGAAACGACTGACGCAACAACTTCAGGGATATCCGACACGACAGAggggacgactgaaattacaACAACTGAAACCTCTCAAGAAACAACCCGCTATTCCACAGAACAAACAACAGCGTTTGTGACTACTGAGGTTACTGAGACGTCTGACACGACTGTTAACACTCAAACAACGACCGAAACTACCGAAAATGAGACCACAGAACGGACAACCACAACCACAAccgcgccgccgccacccccaAGCGATGAGCAAATGTTCCCAGAGTTGTGGAGCGTGCTCTTTGGAATATCATTTGGGATGCTGATCATGTGTCTCATTTTCTTATCAATGTTTTGCTGCTGGTGGATTATTATGGccaataaaaagaaatcgaaCCATTCTAGAGAGGAGCCATACATGGCGCCACTGCCCAGGCTTGAAGTTCTCTCGGATAGAAGCAATTCTCGACCTATGAGGATCGCCGCATCCGAATCAGTGTGGGACAACGGACATAGTCGCAACTGGGCTAGAagatga